The DNA window TGATTTCTCCTTTGTTTGAAATCGACATACCCTATCGATTCCAGGTTACAGCCGCTCGTTTGGCGTCAGCTTGCACGGCGAACACGGGCGAAATTCGACGCTGTTGCTTGAAAGCCACAGGGATAAAACCATGAGTGACTCTCGTTATATGAATACGCTGGACAAAATCCAGAGCCATCTGGAACGCCTGAGCAAATCTGAAAGGAAAGTCGCCGAGGTGATCCTGGCCTCCCCACAGACCGCCATTCACTCCAGCATTGCCACGCTGGCCCGCATGGCAGACGTCAGCGAACCCACCGTCAACCGTTTTTGCCGCCGCCTTGATACCAAAGGCTTTCCCGACTTCAAACTGCATCTCGCCCAAAGCCTGGCTAACGGCACGCCCTACGTAAACCGTAACGTAGAGGAAGACGACAGCGTCGATTCCTATACCAGCAAGATCTTCGAATCGGTCATGGCCAGCCTGGATACAGTAAAGGCAAATTTGGATATTGCCGCAATCAATCGTGCGGTTGACCTGCTCACCCAGGCAAAAAAGATCTCTTTCTTCGGCCTCGGCGCCTCCGCGGCGGTGGCGCACGACGCGATGAACAAATTTTTCCGCTTCAATATCCCGGTGGTCTACTTCGATGACATCGTCATGCAGCGCATGAGCTGCATGAACTCCGGCGAAGGCGACGTGGTGGTGTTGATCTCACACACCGGCCGCACCAAAAATCTGGTGGAGATGGCCCACCTGGCGCGAGAAAACGACGCCACGGTACTGGCTATCACCTCCCGCGACACCCCGCTCGCCCAAGCGGCGACTCTCGCTTTGCTGCTCGACGTGCCCGAAGACACCGACGTTTACATGCCGATGGTGTCGCGGATCGCGCAATTAACGCTCATTGACGTGCTCGCCACCGGATTTACCTTGCGCCGAGGGGCTAAATTCAGAGATAACTTGAAGCGGGTCAAAGAAGCGCTCAAAGAATCGCGCTTTGATAAAGGGGTGGTCATTCCCAACAGTTTTGACTCGTGACCTGACGAAGAAAAAAATCGCCGTTCAACAGACATTTGAATGACGGCATCAGAGGCTGTACCCTGTTAATATGCTCATGCGGGTAACCCGGGTGAAATATCAGTGTTGTAAAATTACATTTCACGCCTGGTTTCGTTATCCGACGTTATCGCAACACCAATATTTGCTTCACCAGTCAACGGAGTAATACATGTCCAGACGGCTCAGAAGAACCAAAATCGTTACCACCCTGGGTCCGGCTACAGACCGCGACAATAATCTGGAAAAGATCATTGCCGCCGGCGCCAACGTAGTTCGGCTTAACTTCTCCCACGGCAGCCCGGAAGATCACCAGGCTCGCGCTGACAAAGTGCGCGAAATCGCCGCCAAGCTGGGACGTCACGTCGCTATCCTCGGCGATCTGCAAGGGCCGAAAATCCGCGTTTCCACCTTCAAGGAAGGCAAAATCTTCCTCAACGTGGGCGATAAATTCCTGCTGGACGCCAACCTGTCAAAAGGCGAAGGCGATAAAGAAAAAGTCGGTATCGACTACAAAGGCCTGCCTGCCGACGTGGTGCCGGGCGATGTCCTGCTGCTCGACGACGGCCGCGTTCAGTTGAAAGTGCTCGAAGTTCAGGGCATGAAAGTGTTTACCGAAGTCACCGTCGGCGGCCCGCTGTCCAACAACAAGGGCATCAACAAGCTCGGCGGCGGCCTGTCGGCCGAAGCGCTGACCGAGAAAGACAAGGCAGACATCGTGACCGCCGCCAAGATTGGCGTCGACTACCTGGCGGTCTCCTTCCCGCGTACCGGTGAAGACCTGAACTATGCTCGCCGCCTGGCGCGCGACGCCGGCTGCAACGCCAAGATCGTGTCCAAGGTTGAGCGCGCCGAAGCAGTCTGCAGCGACGAAGCGATGGACGACATTATTCTGGCCTCCGACGTGGTGATGGTTGCTCGTGGCGACCTCGGCGTCGAAATCGGCGATCCGGAACTGGTCGGCATTCAGAAGAAACTGATCCGCCGCGCCCGCACCCTGAACCGCGCGGTGATCACCGCGACCCAGATGATGGAGTCGATGATCACCAACCCGATGCCGACCCGCGCCGAAGTCATGGACGTGGCCAACGCCGTGCTGGACGGCACCGACGCCGTTATGCTGTCGGCGGAAACCGCCGCCGGCCAATACCCGGCGGAAACCGTGGCGGCGATGGCGCGTGTTTGTCTGGGCGCCGAGAAAATCCCAAGCATCAACGTTTCCAAACACCGTCTGGACGTGCAATTCGACAACATCGAAGAGGCGATCGCCATGTCTTCGATGTATGCCGCCAACCACCTGAAAGGCGTTACCGCACTGATCGCCATGACCGAATCCGGCCGCACCGCGCTGATGATGTCGCGCATCAGCTCCGGCCTGCCGATCTTCGCCATGTCGCGCCATGAGCACACGCTGAACCTGACCGCGCTGTATCGCGGCGTGACGCCGGTGTATTTCGACAGCCACAAAGACGGCGTGATCGCCGCCAATGAAGCCGTCAATCGCCTGCGCGACAAAGGCTTCCTGGTCTCCGGCGATCTGGTGATCGTCACCCAGGGCGACGTGATGGAAACCGTCGGCACCACCAATACCAGCCGTATCCTGCGCGTCGAGTAATTCACGCCGCAGACGAAATGCCGGCCGGCTCTCGCAGGCCGGCATTTTTTTTGCCCTGACACCGCCATAAACGACGGAGAACGCCATGCTCCACCAACACAATCCCGCAGCGAGCGGTGATGAGCTCGATCTCGACGGCCACGGCCTGACGCAGCTCGACGAGTCGCCGTTAGCCGGCCATGCGCTGCGCAAGATTAGCCTGTACAACAATCAGCTGACGGTCTTCCCCGCCTCGATCTTCCGGCACCGAAATCTGCGGGTGCTGAATATCTCCTGCAATCAGCTCGGCCACCTGCCGCCGGAGATTGGCCAGTTGCAACAGCTCGAGATGTTCGACTTTGGCCACAATCGCGCAAGCGAACTCCCCGAAGAACTGGGGCAGCTGCATCGGCTGAAATACCTCTATCTGAGCGATAACGGCTTTAGCGAGCTGCCGCGCTCGCTGGCGCAGCTGCAGCAGTTGGTTTACCTCAACGCGACCGACAACCATTTAACCGTTTTGCCACAGGCAATACCGGGGCTTGCGGCATTGCAGGAGCTGCGTTTATACAACAACCGCATCAGCAGCCTGCCCATCGAAATCGGGCAACTGCGCGCGCTACGCGAACTGCATATCATGAAAAATGCCCTGACCTCGCTGCCGGCGGAAATGGCTCAGCTCGGTGAGCTGGAGATACTCGACGCGGCTAACAATGCCATCGCCGAGCTGCCGCAGACCTTCTGTCGGTTGCCGCGGTTGAGCGAGCTGAACCTGCGTTTCAATCAGCTAACGCGCCTGCCAGAAAATATCGGTGAGCTGACGACGCTGAGAAGTCTGGATCTGCGCGCCAACCTCCTGAGCGACCTGCCGGAAAGCCTCGGCGAACTGAGCCGCCTGCGCAAGCTGGACCTGCGCTGGAATGATTTCACCCGCACGCCTAAAGTCGTCGACATCCTGCGGGCTCGCGGCTGTATGGTGCACATCTGAAGAGACGCCGGCCGGGTTGTGGCCCAGCCGGCGTTAGCGTTAGACAGGATTAACGATACAGATCGTCGCGCGAGTAAGGTTCAATCTCCCCCTCTTTACGCGTCTTCAGCAGTTTGAGGATCCAGGTGTACTGTTCCGGGTTCGGGCCCACCAGATTTTCCACCTCTTCGTTCATGCGGCGGGCAATGCGCGGATCGTCGGCTTCGGCCAGATCGTCCATCGGCTCGCGAATATAAATATCCAGCATGCTGGTTTTGCCGTCGTACACCGGGAACAAAGGCACGATCGCCGCACGACACACCTTCATCAACCGACCTACCGCCGGCAGCGTCGCCTTATAGGTCGCGAAGAAATCGACGAACTCGCTGTGCTCGGCGCCGTGATCCTGATCGGGCAGATAGTAGCCCCAATACCCCTGCCGCACCGAACTGATAAACGGTTTGATACCGTCGTTGCGCGCGTGCATGCGGCCGCCGAATTTACGACGTACGGCGTTCCACAGGTAGTCGATCAGCTGATTGCGCTGATTGTGGAACATCGCGGCCATCGGTTGGCCGCGCGCGGCCATCAACATCGCTGGCACATCGACAGCCCAGCCGTGAGGCACCAGGAAAATCACGTTGCGCCCTTCCGCCCGGATCTTGTCCAACACCTCTTCACCGTGCCAACGCACGCGCTTGAGCACTTTCTCGGGCTTGGTGCAGGCCAGTTCCGCCATCAGCACCATCGACTGCGGCGCGCAGGCGAACATCTGGTCGATGATGTGCTCGCGTTCGCTTTCCGGCAGCTCCGGCAGGCAATACAGCAAATTGATGCGGGCACGACGTCGCGCGCCCTTCGCCAGCTTGCCGGCCAGTTTGCCGACCGCACCCAGCACCGGATCGCGCAGGCGCGCAGGCACCAGCGAAATGCCGGCCATCAGGCCGGTTCCCAACCACACGCCCCAGTAGCGCGGATATAAAAAGGCTTTTTGAAACTGCGGAATGAACTCTACGTTCGATTTCTTCTCGTTTTGCATGCACATGCTCTTCGCTTAGCGATTCGGCTAATCATAATTGCCATCACCGATTTTGCAATTAACAACCGCGAACCACCCAGATAAAACAGCATCGGCCCGCAATCAGGCCGATGAAATTAACGGCGCCGGAGCGCCGGAAAAAGGGGGACGTTAATCCAACTGCAGTTGAGGAACCACTTCCTTCACCTGTGCCAGATAATCGCTGCGGTCTTTGCCGCCCAACCCTTCGGAACGCGGCAGCTTGGCCGTCAGCGGGTTCACCGCCTGTTGGCCGGTCCACAGTTCAAAGTGCAGGTGTGGCCCGGTGGAACGGCCGGTGTTGCCGGAGAGCGCAATGCGATCGCCGCGTTTCACCTTCTGGCCCGGTTTCACCAGCAGTTTTTTCAGGTGCATATAACGTGTGGTGTACTGGCGACCGTGGCGGATCGCCACATAGTTGCCCGCCGCGCCGCTGCGCTTGGCGATCACCACCTCACCGTCGCCGACCGCCAGCACCGGCGTGCCGACAGGCATGGCGAAATCGACGCCCTTGTGCGGCGCCACGCGGCCGGTCACCGGGTTCACGCGGCGCGGGTTGAAGTTGGAGGAGATGCGGAACTGTTTCATGGTCGGGAAACGCATGAAGCCACGCGCCAGGCCAGAGCCCTGACGATCGTAGAATTTGCCGTCTTCGGCGCGGATCGCATAGTAATCTTTGCCGCCGGTGCGCAGACGCACGCCCAGCAGCTGGCTTTGCGATTTCTTACCGTCGAAATGTTCGCGCGACATCAGTACGGAGAACTGGTCGCCTTTGCGCAGCTTGCGGAAATCGAGCTGCCACTGCAGCGCCTTGATCACCGCATTGATTTCGTTTCGGCTCAGCCCGGCGTCGCCGGCGCTGCTGACGAAACTGCCGTTGACCCGGCCGCTGATCACGTTGTTGCGCCATTCACCCTGC is part of the Serratia marcescens genome and encodes:
- a CDS encoding MurR/RpiR family transcriptional regulator, producing the protein MNTLDKIQSHLERLSKSERKVAEVILASPQTAIHSSIATLARMADVSEPTVNRFCRRLDTKGFPDFKLHLAQSLANGTPYVNRNVEEDDSVDSYTSKIFESVMASLDTVKANLDIAAINRAVDLLTQAKKISFFGLGASAAVAHDAMNKFFRFNIPVVYFDDIVMQRMSCMNSGEGDVVVLISHTGRTKNLVEMAHLARENDATVLAITSRDTPLAQAATLALLLDVPEDTDVYMPMVSRIAQLTLIDVLATGFTLRRGAKFRDNLKRVKEALKESRFDKGVVIPNSFDS
- the pyk gene encoding pyruvate kinase, with product MSRRLRRTKIVTTLGPATDRDNNLEKIIAAGANVVRLNFSHGSPEDHQARADKVREIAAKLGRHVAILGDLQGPKIRVSTFKEGKIFLNVGDKFLLDANLSKGEGDKEKVGIDYKGLPADVVPGDVLLLDDGRVQLKVLEVQGMKVFTEVTVGGPLSNNKGINKLGGGLSAEALTEKDKADIVTAAKIGVDYLAVSFPRTGEDLNYARRLARDAGCNAKIVSKVERAEAVCSDEAMDDIILASDVVMVARGDLGVEIGDPELVGIQKKLIRRARTLNRAVITATQMMESMITNPMPTRAEVMDVANAVLDGTDAVMLSAETAAGQYPAETVAAMARVCLGAEKIPSINVSKHRLDVQFDNIEEAIAMSSMYAANHLKGVTALIAMTESGRTALMMSRISSGLPIFAMSRHEHTLNLTALYRGVTPVYFDSHKDGVIAANEAVNRLRDKGFLVSGDLVIVTQGDVMETVGTTNTSRILRVE
- a CDS encoding leucine-rich repeat domain-containing protein; this encodes MLHQHNPAASGDELDLDGHGLTQLDESPLAGHALRKISLYNNQLTVFPASIFRHRNLRVLNISCNQLGHLPPEIGQLQQLEMFDFGHNRASELPEELGQLHRLKYLYLSDNGFSELPRSLAQLQQLVYLNATDNHLTVLPQAIPGLAALQELRLYNNRISSLPIEIGQLRALRELHIMKNALTSLPAEMAQLGELEILDAANNAIAELPQTFCRLPRLSELNLRFNQLTRLPENIGELTTLRSLDLRANLLSDLPESLGELSRLRKLDLRWNDFTRTPKVVDILRARGCMVHI
- the lpxM gene encoding lauroyl-Kdo(2)-lipid IV(A) myristoyltransferase (LpxM is lauroyl-Kdo(2)-lipid IV(A) myristoyltransferase, an enzyme characterized in Escherichia coli and involved in biosynthesis of the form of lipid A found in that species and some closely related species.), yielding MQNEKKSNVEFIPQFQKAFLYPRYWGVWLGTGLMAGISLVPARLRDPVLGAVGKLAGKLAKGARRRARINLLYCLPELPESEREHIIDQMFACAPQSMVLMAELACTKPEKVLKRVRWHGEEVLDKIRAEGRNVIFLVPHGWAVDVPAMLMAARGQPMAAMFHNQRNQLIDYLWNAVRRKFGGRMHARNDGIKPFISSVRQGYWGYYLPDQDHGAEHSEFVDFFATYKATLPAVGRLMKVCRAAIVPLFPVYDGKTSMLDIYIREPMDDLAEADDPRIARRMNEEVENLVGPNPEQYTWILKLLKTRKEGEIEPYSRDDLYR
- the mepM gene encoding murein DD-endopeptidase MepM; protein product: MQQIVRTIALAYNNLPRPHRVMLGSLTVVTLAVAVWRPFVYHPEHNPIAKSVELESSQMRSLLPEASEPIDADQPTPDDEIPQDELDQKDAGDDGVHEYVVSTGDTLGSILTQYGIDMSDVTLLASQNRDLRNLKIGQQLSWTVNDAGDLQQLTWEVSRRETRTYDRVGNSFKESKEAQQGEWRNNVISGRVNGSFVSSAGDAGLSRNEINAVIKALQWQLDFRKLRKGDQFSVLMSREHFDGKKSQSQLLGVRLRTGGKDYYAIRAEDGKFYDRQGSGLARGFMRFPTMKQFRISSNFNPRRVNPVTGRVAPHKGVDFAMPVGTPVLAVGDGEVVIAKRSGAAGNYVAIRHGRQYTTRYMHLKKLLVKPGQKVKRGDRIALSGNTGRSTGPHLHFELWTGQQAVNPLTAKLPRSEGLGGKDRSDYLAQVKEVVPQLQLD